One Vulpes lagopus strain Blue_001 chromosome 17, ASM1834538v1, whole genome shotgun sequence DNA segment encodes these proteins:
- the RPL22L1 gene encoding 60S ribosomal protein L22-like 1, with translation MAPKDKKPKKSTWKFNLDLTHPVEDGIFDSGNFEQFLREKVKVNGKTGNLGNVVHIERFKNKITVVSEKQFSKRYLKYLTKKYLKKNNLRDWLRVVASDKETYELRYFQISQDEDESESED, from the exons AAAGACAAGAAGCCTAAGAAGTCAACCTGGAAGTTTAACTTGGACCTTACCCATCCAGTAGAAGATGGAATTTTTGATTCTGGAAATTTT GAACAGTTTCTCCGGGAGAAGGTTAAAGTCAATGGAAAAACTGGAAATCTGGGGAATGTTGTTCACATTGAACGCTTCAAGAATAAAATCACGGTAGTTTCTGAGAAACAGTTCTCTAAAAG gtatttgaAATATCTTACCAAGAAATACCTTAAGAAAAACAATCTTCGTGATTGGCTTCGTGTGGTTGCATCTGACAAGGAGACTTATGAACTTCGTTATTTCCAAATTAGTCAAGATGAAGATGAATCTGAGTCTGAAGACTAG